The Methanomethylovorans hollandica DSM 15978 genome includes a region encoding these proteins:
- a CDS encoding methanogenesis marker 16 metalloprotein: MQRTVEEICSKISRKEAVVMTAHEICQLVREGKDIRMEDVDVVTTATRAIMSGTYAVMSFPIEAPRQFTRAKKIFLNGVPAFAGPCPNERLGILDLMVFGTSHSGLRPDYGAGHLFRDMVQQKEIEVSVITDEHDTFTSGITLDHVPFARLFGTRHCFKNYSAFVNCSSEAVHTIFHAMGFSPELSGATVSGCGEINPVKNDPLLETIGIGTRFLMNGSEGFVIGDGTRSSAAKPNLTGFADMHGMDPQLMGGFTTSSGPECIVSWAIPIPVTSQSVLDAIKATDEDIPLPVMDVARRKPIGQACYGDVWQNVDLDVRFDPSACIQCTTCEAKENCPMDAIHRNKGKLVLDRYLCFNCGLCSTLCPAGVFIAKLGNIKTKLNCYDADSYREVPIVLRQSDRKRAQKMAEELKNKLMEGSFVMGQMAQRIK, from the coding sequence ATGCAACGTACTGTGGAAGAGATATGTTCCAAGATCAGCAGGAAAGAAGCTGTGGTCATGACCGCCCACGAGATCTGTCAGCTTGTCAGAGAGGGTAAGGATATAAGAATGGAAGATGTGGATGTGGTTACCACAGCCACAAGGGCAATAATGAGCGGTACTTATGCAGTTATGTCATTTCCCATTGAAGCTCCGCGGCAGTTCACACGGGCGAAAAAGATATTCCTGAATGGTGTACCTGCTTTTGCAGGCCCCTGTCCTAATGAGAGGCTGGGCATACTTGATCTTATGGTCTTTGGGACCTCTCATTCCGGCCTCAGGCCAGACTACGGTGCTGGTCATCTTTTCCGGGATATGGTGCAGCAAAAAGAGATCGAGGTTTCTGTGATCACTGATGAGCATGATACTTTCACCTCAGGCATTACTCTGGACCATGTACCTTTTGCCCGCCTGTTCGGGACCAGACACTGCTTCAAGAACTACTCTGCATTTGTTAATTGTTCTTCTGAGGCAGTTCACACCATCTTTCATGCAATGGGTTTCAGTCCCGAACTTTCAGGAGCTACTGTATCCGGCTGCGGAGAGATAAATCCTGTTAAGAATGACCCTCTGCTGGAAACCATTGGCATTGGTACGCGTTTCCTTATGAATGGTAGTGAGGGTTTTGTCATAGGCGATGGTACTCGTAGTAGTGCAGCAAAACCAAACCTCACAGGATTTGCGGATATGCATGGCATGGACCCTCAGCTAATGGGTGGTTTTACCACCAGTTCCGGACCAGAATGCATTGTTTCCTGGGCTATTCCCATACCAGTGACAAGTCAGTCTGTGCTGGATGCTATCAAGGCCACAGATGAAGATATACCTCTTCCTGTAATGGATGTTGCTCGCAGAAAGCCCATAGGTCAGGCGTGCTATGGGGATGTCTGGCAGAATGTGGACCTTGATGTTCGTTTTGATCCATCTGCATGCATTCAATGTACAACATGTGAAGCCAAAGAAAACTGTCCCATGGATGCCATACATAGGAATAAAGGCAAGCTTGTGCTTGACAGGTATCTTTGTTTTAATTGTGGTCTTTGCTCCACTCTATGTCCTGCAGGCGTATTCATTGCAAAGCTTGGAAATATCAAGACAAAGTTGAATTGTTATGATGCAGACAGCTACAGGGAAGTACCTATTGTACTACGCCAATCTGACCGCAAAAGAGCACAGAAGATGGCTGAAGAACTAAAGAACAAGTTGATGGAAGGTTCTTTTGTCATGGGACAGATGGCTCAGAGGATAAAGTAA
- a CDS encoding tyrosine--tRNA ligase: MDKLELIKRNVQEIVTEVELEELLKKKDKPVAYVGYEPSGKIHLGHVLTVNKLLDLQNAGFQIIVLLADVHAYLNQKGTLEEVRKTADYNRDCFIALGLDPDKTKFVYGSDFQLTSDYMLNVLKLTTTASLNRARRSMDEVGRKMEDPKVSQMVYPMMQAIDIALLGVDVAVGGIDQRKIHMLAREGLPALGFRSPLCIHTPILLGLDGKKMSSSSENFISVDDSEEEIDQKMRKAFCPAGQVNENPMLELFRYHICPRYQEIIFERPEKYGGNLVCRSYEELTKVFSDGQLHPMDLKKGAAKYMSMILEPVRKVLKGN; this comes from the coding sequence ATGGACAAACTGGAGCTTATAAAGAGGAACGTACAGGAAATTGTTACAGAGGTAGAACTGGAAGAACTTCTAAAAAAGAAGGATAAACCTGTTGCGTATGTGGGTTATGAGCCAAGTGGCAAGATCCATTTAGGCCATGTGCTTACTGTCAATAAACTCCTTGATCTGCAAAATGCCGGTTTTCAGATAATAGTCCTGCTTGCCGATGTACATGCATACCTTAATCAGAAAGGCACTCTCGAAGAGGTACGTAAAACTGCTGATTATAACAGGGATTGTTTCATTGCACTTGGGCTTGATCCGGACAAGACTAAATTCGTGTATGGTTCTGATTTCCAGCTAACATCCGATTACATGCTCAATGTACTCAAGCTTACAACTACTGCATCTCTTAACAGGGCAAGAAGAAGTATGGACGAGGTTGGCAGAAAGATGGAAGATCCCAAGGTTTCCCAGATGGTCTATCCAATGATGCAGGCAATAGATATCGCTCTTCTTGGTGTGGATGTAGCTGTGGGTGGTATAGACCAGCGCAAGATACATATGCTTGCCAGGGAAGGTCTGCCAGCTTTGGGTTTCAGATCACCTCTTTGCATACATACTCCCATACTTCTGGGTCTGGACGGAAAAAAGATGTCCTCTTCAAGTGAGAATTTCATTTCTGTGGATGATTCAGAAGAAGAAATTGATCAGAAGATGAGAAAAGCTTTTTGTCCGGCCGGTCAGGTGAATGAGAATCCTATGCTGGAATTGTTCAGGTATCACATCTGTCCCAGATATCAGGAAATTATATTTGAAAGGCCGGAGAAATACGGTGGAAACCTCGTATGCAGAAGCTACGAAGAGCTTACTAAGGTTTTTTCTGATGGACAACTGCATCCTATGGATCTCAAGAAAGGTGCTGCAAAGTACATGAGCATGATACTTGAGCCTGTCAGAAAGGTTCTGAAAGGTAATTGA
- a CDS encoding tRNA(His) guanylyltransferase Thg1 family protein: protein MKKREIYSDLRCAPPFIIRVDGRTFKASLLRMGLKKPFDSRFAVSMGNIVEALLKKSGLSPVFGYTFSDEINLLFKDTPFDGRVEKLNSIVPSFLSSALTLGLNVQEPLAFDSRIVPVCREQIVEYLEWRQKEAWRNCINSYAFYTLVSKGSSEKEAAAALKKKRSSDVHELLFRHGINISKVPAWQRKGILVHKEQYSIEGYDPLMQVNTSSIRSRVVQNWDVPLFTSPEGRSLINSLIDDS from the coding sequence ATGAAGAAGCGAGAGATCTACAGTGATCTGCGCTGTGCACCTCCTTTTATTATTCGTGTAGATGGCAGAACATTCAAAGCCTCACTGTTACGTATGGGTTTAAAAAAGCCCTTTGATAGCAGGTTTGCAGTTTCTATGGGTAACATCGTAGAGGCACTATTAAAGAAAAGTGGTCTGTCACCTGTTTTTGGATATACTTTCTCTGATGAGATCAACCTCCTGTTCAAGGACACGCCATTTGACGGGAGGGTGGAAAAACTGAATTCGATTGTTCCCAGTTTTTTAAGTAGTGCACTTACTTTAGGTCTAAATGTACAGGAGCCACTTGCCTTTGATTCCCGAATTGTTCCTGTGTGCAGAGAGCAGATAGTTGAATATTTGGAATGGAGGCAGAAGGAAGCATGGAGGAATTGTATCAACTCATATGCTTTTTACACTCTTGTCTCAAAAGGGTCCAGTGAGAAGGAAGCAGCTGCTGCCCTTAAAAAGAAAAGGTCATCAGATGTCCATGAATTACTTTTCAGGCATGGTATCAACATCTCTAAAGTGCCTGCATGGCAGAGGAAAGGAATACTTGTCCATAAAGAGCAATACTCTATTGAAGGATATGATCCTTTGATGCAGGTAAATACAAGCAGCATCCGTTCAAGAGTTGTTCAGAACTGGGATGTACCTCTCTTTACTTCTCCAGAAGGCAGATCGCTCATTAATTCGTTGATTGACGACAGTTAA
- a CDS encoding PRC-barrel domain-containing protein, whose translation MRTDLTSLFGLNVYTDAGTYIGKVADLVLNVEERNVKGIAITDINRDIFDVPTRGAIIPYRWVVTTGDIVIIRSIVSKFKNKKEKEQEEE comes from the coding sequence ATGCGTACGGATCTAACATCACTTTTCGGGCTTAATGTCTACACAGATGCTGGCACATACATTGGAAAAGTGGCTGACCTTGTATTGAACGTGGAAGAAAGGAATGTTAAAGGGATAGCCATAACTGACATCAACAGGGATATATTTGATGTACCTACAAGAGGTGCCATTATTCCCTACAGATGGGTAGTGACCACAGGGGACATTGTTATAATTAGAAGTATCGTTAGCAAGTTTAAGAATAAGAAAGAAAAAGAACAAGAAGAAGAGTAA
- the mdh gene encoding malate dehydrogenase, with product MKKLSVIGAGNVGASTVQRLAESKLGDIVMLDVVPGLPQGKALDLMQAAPLMGYDVNIKGTNDYADIEGSDIVIITAGIARKPGMTRDDLLNINAKITREVCGNIREYAPKSIVITVTNPLDIITYAVYKCTGFGKKRVFGMSGLLDSSRFASFVAMEVGCSVKDVDAMVLGGHGDSMVPLPQYTTVSGIPISEFLPKDTIDRLVARTIDAGAEIVSLLKEGSAFYAPSAAIVSMVDAIINDSGRVVPVSVYLEGEYGFSDLCLGVPAKLGKNGIEKVIEIQLSEEQIVALSKSEKSVRHGIGKLDMGLYEKAFLV from the coding sequence ATGAAAAAACTTTCAGTAATAGGTGCAGGCAATGTGGGTGCATCCACTGTGCAGAGGCTGGCAGAGAGCAAATTAGGTGATATTGTTATGCTGGACGTGGTACCTGGACTTCCTCAGGGGAAAGCACTTGATCTTATGCAGGCTGCGCCTTTGATGGGATATGATGTGAACATAAAGGGAACCAATGACTATGCAGACATAGAGGGTTCCGATATCGTGATCATAACTGCAGGTATAGCACGCAAGCCTGGTATGACAAGAGACGATCTGCTGAACATCAATGCCAAGATCACAAGAGAAGTATGCGGCAATATCAGGGAGTATGCACCAAAGAGCATAGTTATCACGGTTACCAATCCACTTGACATTATCACTTATGCTGTATACAAATGTACAGGATTTGGGAAAAAGAGGGTATTTGGTATGAGCGGACTATTGGATTCAAGCAGGTTTGCCTCTTTTGTAGCCATGGAGGTAGGCTGTTCTGTAAAGGATGTAGATGCTATGGTCCTGGGCGGGCATGGAGATAGCATGGTCCCTCTCCCACAGTATACGACAGTTTCAGGTATACCCATATCCGAATTCCTGCCAAAGGACACTATTGACAGGCTTGTCGCAAGGACCATAGACGCGGGAGCTGAGATAGTCAGCCTTCTAAAAGAAGGAAGTGCTTTCTACGCTCCCTCGGCGGCAATCGTATCCATGGTGGACGCGATCATAAACGACTCAGGAAGAGTGGTGCCTGTATCTGTATATCTCGAAGGGGAGTATGGGTTCAGTGACCTATGTCTGGGAGTACCTGCAAAGCTGGGAAAGAATGGCATTGAAAAGGTCATTGAAATACAACTCTCAGAAGAACAGATAGTAGCGCTTTCAAAATCGGAAAAGTCCGTTCGGCACGGTATAGGAAAGCTAGATATGGGGTTATATGAAAAAGCATTTCTAGTATAG
- a CDS encoding ribonuclease H-like domain-containing protein: protein MLESTYIHMPTIGATIEKRIWSSGVRTWEEFLCERDSVYIPDKKKSLICAGIVDSLDRLKAKDHEFFACSLPSSEHWRAYKHFLDDVACVDIETTGLAPCRDNITVVGIYNGKEAKTYVKGIDLEDIVDELPKYKTLITFNGARFDLPFIKREFPEIEFDQLHIDLMYPLRRIGFSGGLKKIEQILGISRSEGTTGLSGFDAVRLWREYERGNNRSLDLLLEYNREDIVNLKTIIDMVYDRLVENKFGQAGTSCEK, encoded by the coding sequence ATGCTAGAAAGCACTTATATCCACATGCCGACTATAGGCGCCACGATCGAGAAACGCATATGGAGCAGTGGTGTGAGAACATGGGAAGAATTCCTCTGTGAAAGGGACAGTGTGTACATTCCTGACAAGAAGAAAAGTCTCATTTGTGCAGGCATAGTTGATTCTCTGGACCGGCTTAAGGCAAAAGATCATGAATTCTTTGCCTGTTCCCTGCCTTCTTCAGAACATTGGAGGGCTTACAAGCATTTTTTGGATGATGTGGCATGTGTGGATATCGAAACCACGGGTCTTGCCCCCTGCCGCGACAATATTACCGTAGTGGGCATCTATAATGGAAAAGAAGCGAAAACATACGTCAAAGGTATTGACCTTGAAGATATCGTTGACGAATTGCCAAAATACAAAACACTTATTACTTTTAACGGTGCCCGCTTCGATCTGCCTTTTATCAAAAGAGAATTCCCTGAGATCGAATTTGACCAGTTGCACATCGATCTGATGTACCCTCTGCGCCGTATCGGTTTTTCGGGCGGATTGAAAAAGATAGAACAAATTCTTGGCATCTCCAGAAGTGAGGGAACTACAGGACTTTCCGGTTTTGACGCAGTGCGCCTCTGGCGGGAGTACGAACGCGGAAACAACAGATCCCTTGACCTTTTGCTCGAATACAACCGTGAGGATATAGTTAACCTTAAAACTATAATCGATATGGTATATGACCGGTTAGTGGAGAACAAGTTTGGGCAAGCTGGGACCTCTTGTGAAAAGTAA
- a CDS encoding TrkH family potassium uptake protein, with the protein MNSAVVLSVLGTLLRFQGIIMIIPLLVAVYYNESTMPFIVGIVLTEIAGTFLWLRYKSDAEWKHREAFATVAFGWLTVTIFGTIPFIISGISPINALFESMAGFTATGATILDNIESHSKSILFWRSMIQWIGGMGIIVLFIAILPKLNIGSRHLFRAEVPGLKEEKIKPRIRETAKILWMVYLLISSLQIAMLYLAGMSIYDAIVHTFTTIGSAGFSPYGESIVAFNSPLIEAIITLFMFIAGVNFVLLYRTFYIDHTSIFRDEEFKFYTAIILTATAVLILTLRYGIAADPFTCLRYALFQVVSIITTTGFASVDFNLWPDSSRIVLVFMMFIGGCAGSTSGGPTVVRVLLLLKYANGELFKFIHPRAVKPIKFNGKVVPAEIIHQVISFMVIYFLIFVTSTFLISLMNVDIVTAFTASIATLGNVGPGLNLVGPMSSYNCMPSIAKLIMIMNMWIGRLEVFTVMVLFTPEFWKK; encoded by the coding sequence ATGAATTCAGCCGTTGTGCTTAGTGTACTGGGAACTCTCCTGCGCTTTCAGGGAATTATAATGATAATTCCCCTGTTAGTAGCAGTATATTACAATGAATCCACAATGCCTTTCATTGTTGGCATTGTCCTGACCGAGATAGCAGGGACATTTCTCTGGTTACGCTATAAGTCTGATGCTGAATGGAAACACAGAGAAGCTTTTGCTACCGTAGCTTTCGGATGGTTGACAGTTACGATCTTTGGCACCATACCTTTTATTATAAGTGGCATATCCCCTATTAATGCTTTATTTGAATCCATGGCTGGATTCACAGCTACTGGCGCAACTATCCTTGATAATATCGAAAGTCATTCGAAAAGCATTCTATTCTGGCGCAGCATGATCCAATGGATAGGAGGCATGGGTATAATTGTGCTGTTCATTGCCATCCTTCCTAAATTAAACATTGGAAGTAGACACCTATTCCGTGCAGAAGTTCCCGGATTGAAAGAAGAAAAGATAAAGCCCAGGATAAGAGAAACAGCGAAGATCCTCTGGATGGTCTATTTATTGATATCATCTTTGCAGATCGCAATGTTATACTTGGCTGGCATGTCAATATACGATGCTATCGTTCATACGTTCACTACTATAGGCAGCGCAGGTTTCTCTCCTTATGGAGAAAGTATTGTCGCTTTTAACAGTCCTTTGATAGAGGCGATAATCACACTATTCATGTTCATAGCAGGAGTTAATTTTGTACTCTTGTACAGAACATTCTACATAGACCACACAAGTATTTTCAGGGATGAAGAATTCAAGTTCTACACTGCTATAATTTTAACAGCCACCGCTGTGCTTATCCTTACATTAAGATATGGCATAGCTGCTGATCCATTCACATGCTTACGCTATGCTTTATTCCAGGTCGTATCTATTATCACCACCACTGGTTTTGCGAGTGTGGATTTCAATCTGTGGCCTGATTCTTCCAGGATCGTCCTGGTGTTTATGATGTTCATAGGAGGATGTGCCGGATCCACCTCTGGTGGCCCAACAGTTGTAAGAGTGCTCTTACTTTTGAAATATGCAAACGGTGAATTATTCAAGTTTATTCATCCCAGAGCAGTAAAACCGATCAAATTCAATGGAAAAGTTGTCCCAGCTGAAATAATACACCAGGTAATATCATTTATGGTCATCTATTTCCTTATATTCGTTACCAGTACTTTCCTTATTTCCTTAATGAATGTTGATATAGTCACTGCTTTTACAGCATCTATTGCGACTCTGGGCAACGTTGGTCCTGGCTTGAATCTTGTTGGACCGATGTCAAGCTACAACTGTATGCCATCCATAGCTAAACTGATAATGATAATGAATATGTGGATAGGAAGACTTGAAGTATTCACAGTTATGGTATTGTTCACACCAGAATTCTGGAAAAAATAA
- the uvrC gene encoding excinuclease ABC subunit UvrC, with product MENCSMAIDLSSLPDFSGVYLMKDDSGEVIYVGKALSLRKRVRQYFQSSKNLTPKTKTLVRHIEDLEYIITDTEVDALVLEANLIKKYRPRYNVRLKDDKRYPYVKVTVNSRYPRIFLTRRRLMDGALYFGPYTNAGAVRKTLDIISQVFRIRRCRQPLNQKKERPCLDYHIKRCFAPCAGKISEKEYMENVQEAIKFLKGETSELVKELEERMYDLASKQEYEAAAQLRDQLEAIKVLSQQQIATSGTDDRDVIAAVQSGDTASIQIFYVRHGNMVGRADLAMSSAEGTTLPETISQFIKQYYLDSPIPTEILVQYDIPDHDLITSWLKQRSGREVHINVPQRGDKKKMLEMALKNAEMTMRMNRLKVTAASESLGSLKELQSVLSLPSVPLYIEGFDISNISGTDAVGSMVVFENGKPSNSKYRQHNIRTVKGIDDFAMMEEVVGRRYSRLKDEKMPFPDLILIDGGPGQLSAAKASLDELGIDIPVIGLAKRFEHIITTEKGPGEVIILPHSSQALKLLMHVRDEAHRFAVSSHRRRRSARLTHSILDGINGIGEAKKRALISHFSSVEKIGQATMEELCKIEGINKKLAQRILEKFQEHGPWNQNDKM from the coding sequence TTGGAGAATTGTTCCATGGCCATTGATCTATCTTCACTTCCGGATTTTTCGGGAGTGTACCTCATGAAGGATGATTCGGGAGAAGTGATATACGTGGGTAAGGCGCTTTCCCTGAGAAAAAGGGTACGCCAGTACTTCCAGTCCTCAAAGAACCTCACGCCAAAGACTAAAACTCTTGTTAGACACATAGAAGATCTGGAGTATATAATCACAGATACGGAAGTAGATGCTCTTGTTCTTGAAGCTAACCTTATCAAAAAATATAGGCCACGATACAATGTACGCTTGAAGGATGATAAGAGATACCCTTATGTCAAGGTCACAGTGAATTCCAGATATCCCAGGATCTTCCTTACACGCCGCAGACTCATGGACGGTGCTCTGTATTTCGGACCATATACCAATGCAGGTGCTGTCAGAAAAACATTGGATATCATTTCTCAGGTGTTCAGAATACGCAGGTGTAGGCAACCTCTTAATCAAAAGAAGGAAAGACCCTGTCTGGACTACCATATTAAAAGGTGCTTTGCACCCTGTGCTGGCAAGATAAGTGAAAAGGAATACATGGAAAATGTCCAGGAAGCTATAAAATTCCTCAAAGGAGAGACCTCTGAACTAGTGAAAGAGCTGGAAGAAAGGATGTATGACCTTGCATCAAAGCAGGAGTATGAAGCTGCTGCCCAGCTCAGAGATCAGCTGGAAGCTATAAAGGTGCTCTCACAACAACAGATAGCCACCTCCGGAACAGATGATAGGGACGTTATAGCAGCTGTTCAGAGCGGTGACACTGCTTCCATTCAGATATTCTATGTAAGACATGGCAATATGGTAGGAAGAGCTGACCTTGCTATGAGCTCTGCTGAAGGCACCACACTTCCTGAAACCATCTCACAATTCATAAAACAGTATTATCTGGATTCACCCATCCCTACGGAAATATTGGTACAGTACGACATACCTGACCATGACCTTATCACCTCATGGCTCAAACAGAGATCCGGAAGAGAAGTTCACATAAATGTACCACAGAGAGGGGATAAGAAGAAGATGCTTGAAATGGCTTTAAAGAATGCAGAAATGACCATGCGGATGAACCGGTTGAAGGTTACTGCAGCAAGCGAGTCACTGGGATCGCTCAAAGAACTGCAATCAGTACTTTCACTGCCCTCAGTGCCTCTATACATAGAAGGATTTGATATATCAAATATCTCAGGGACAGATGCAGTAGGCTCAATGGTAGTATTCGAGAATGGAAAGCCATCGAATAGCAAATACAGGCAACATAATATCAGAACTGTAAAGGGTATTGATGATTTCGCAATGATGGAAGAAGTAGTGGGAAGGCGCTATTCTCGCCTTAAAGACGAAAAAATGCCTTTCCCTGATCTTATCCTTATAGACGGAGGACCAGGACAGTTATCTGCAGCAAAAGCTTCACTTGATGAGTTGGGGATCGATATCCCTGTGATTGGCCTTGCCAAAAGGTTCGAGCACATAATCACTACTGAAAAAGGTCCTGGTGAAGTGATAATTCTGCCCCATAGCTCCCAGGCTTTGAAACTCCTTATGCATGTAAGAGATGAGGCACACAGATTTGCAGTGTCCTCTCACAGACGCAGAAGATCAGCAAGGCTTACGCATTCCATACTTGACGGTATAAACGGCATAGGAGAAGCAAAGAAAAGAGCGCTTATCAGTCATTTTAGTTCTGTGGAAAAGATTGGGCAGGCCACAATGGAAGAACTATGCAAGATTGAGGGTATAAACAAAAAACTGGCGCAGCGTATACTGGAAAAATTCCAGGAACATGGACCCTGGAATCAGAATGATAAAATGTGA
- a CDS encoding glucose-6-phosphate isomerase family protein — translation MGKELNFFGHIKTPDIRMLHDMDEVLYDTEWARTAENTELYYMYRDLYRNEVEHESIKAQQLRYDITAIPPQMLGREYVKTAGHYHPNVPGASVSYPELYQVLEGEGNYLLQRMEKESIEDVVLVEAKAGDIIMVPPGYGHITINSSDEVLKMANWVSREFASMYEPIKEHSGAAYYLLEKGYIPNPKYTKTPPIRYLKPADASMLGLAKGEDMYNLVSDLSKLDFLKNPHLYSAMFSKVLEK, via the coding sequence ATGGGGAAAGAACTTAATTTTTTTGGACATATTAAAACACCAGACATCAGGATGCTGCATGATATGGATGAGGTTCTTTATGATACTGAGTGGGCCAGGACCGCAGAGAACACAGAACTTTATTATATGTACAGGGATCTCTACAGAAACGAAGTAGAACATGAATCTATTAAGGCCCAGCAACTTAGATACGATATCACTGCCATTCCACCCCAAATGCTTGGAAGGGAATATGTTAAAACAGCAGGCCATTATCACCCTAATGTGCCTGGGGCTTCAGTATCCTATCCAGAGCTCTATCAAGTCCTTGAAGGTGAAGGTAATTACCTGTTGCAGAGAATGGAAAAAGAATCTATTGAGGACGTAGTGCTCGTCGAAGCAAAAGCTGGAGATATAATAATGGTTCCACCAGGATATGGCCATATTACCATAAATTCTTCAGATGAAGTCCTTAAGATGGCAAACTGGGTGTCCAGAGAGTTCGCGTCCATGTACGAACCCATCAAGGAGCATTCAGGAGCCGCATATTATCTTCTTGAGAAAGGATATATACCCAACCCGAAGTATACTAAAACACCACCTATCCGCTACCTTAAACCTGCTGATGCTTCAATGCTGGGGCTTGCAAAGGGAGAGGATATGTACAATCTTGTCAGTGACCTCAGCAAACTGGATTTCCTTAAAAATCCTCATTTATACAGTGCAATGTTCTCAAAGGTGCTTGAAAAATGA
- a CDS encoding DUF128 domain-containing protein, with translation MQKNYCIQFTSAKIEDLMFRTTFDPVTREGKVIVNLSITNKKDLEDVMGIFEMAINSGLSVSPYIRVLHEGDNIEGITVGPDQVGFLTVCSITIDGVLLKKGVLVNPRFGGLVEIKNGIPLRFTNVLTYHSTTIDPLEVLMSQEVTSVTEMLKTGSGKILANLREAPLAARDDIDRILSDMMDAGITGILEVGEPNTRILDVPVERDHLGIVVIGGTNPMAIVQEHGIGIKLNAMSNVVDIKELRHINDYT, from the coding sequence GTGCAGAAAAACTACTGTATCCAGTTCACATCAGCAAAGATAGAAGATCTGATGTTCAGAACAACTTTTGATCCGGTAACACGGGAAGGTAAAGTAATAGTCAATCTGTCCATTACCAATAAGAAAGATCTGGAAGATGTGATGGGGATATTTGAAATGGCCATCAATAGTGGCCTTTCAGTAAGTCCTTATATAAGAGTACTTCATGAAGGAGATAACATTGAGGGAATCACTGTGGGGCCAGATCAAGTTGGTTTTCTAACAGTGTGCAGCATTACCATAGATGGAGTCCTGCTCAAGAAAGGAGTGCTTGTAAATCCACGATTTGGCGGATTGGTGGAGATCAAGAATGGAATACCACTTAGGTTCACTAATGTGCTCACATACCATAGTACTACGATCGATCCTCTGGAAGTGCTCATGTCCCAGGAGGTCACATCGGTAACTGAAATGCTAAAAACAGGTTCCGGGAAAATACTGGCGAACCTCAGAGAAGCCCCCTTGGCTGCAAGGGATGATATCGACCGCATCCTTTCAGATATGATGGATGCCGGTATCACAGGTATCCTGGAAGTGGGAGAGCCAAATACACGCATTCTGGATGTGCCGGTAGAAAGGGATCATCTGGGAATTGTTGTGATTGGAGGCACTAATCCCATGGCCATTGTCCAGGAACACGGTATAGGTATAAAATTAAATGCAATGTCAAATGTTGTTGATATAAAGGAACTGCGACATATCAATGATTACACCTGA